In the Acidobacteriota bacterium genome, one interval contains:
- a CDS encoding nickel-dependent hydrogenase large subunit: MATATKSTTDRKLVEMNWDPITRIVGSLGIYTKIDFENREVAECHSTSSIFRGYSIFMKGKDPRDAHFITSRICGICGDNHATCATYAQNMAFGIHPPAMAEWIVNLGEAAEYMFDHNIFQDNLVGVDFCEQMVKETNPSVWEKAKKTDAPHAAIHGYRKISDIMTALNPFTGEFYREALQTSRYTREMFCLMEGKHVHPSTLYPGGVGTVPTVQLFTDYLVRLMRYVEFMKKVVPLHDDLFDFFYQALPGYEKVGQRRVLLGCWGSFNNPDICDYTYQNMSDWGRAMYVTPGVVVDDKLVTTDLVDINLNIRILLGSSYYDDWDNSETFVKKDPLGNPVDQKHPWNQTTVPKPQKRDFDGNYTWVMSPRWLDKRTGDHLALDTGGGAIARLWATALAGLVDIGYVKATGHSVKIYLPKTMSMPEVEFEWKVPKWSNAIERDRARTYFQAYAAACALYFCEQAMSELHAGHTKTWTDFKVPEEAIGCGFHEAVRGVLSHHVVIRDGKIANYHPYPPTPWNANPRDIYGTPGPYEDAVQNTPIFEENGPDKFKGIDIMRAVRSFDPCLPCGVHMYLGNGKVLETRHSPMFGVHG; the protein is encoded by the coding sequence ATGGCTACCGCAACGAAAAGCACCACGGATCGCAAGCTGGTCGAGATGAACTGGGACCCGATCACACGCATCGTCGGGAGCTTGGGCATTTACACCAAGATTGATTTCGAGAACCGCGAAGTCGCCGAGTGCCACAGCACCTCTTCGATCTTTCGCGGCTACAGCATCTTCATGAAAGGCAAAGACCCGCGCGACGCCCATTTCATCACTTCGCGCATCTGCGGCATCTGTGGCGACAATCACGCGACCTGCGCGACCTACGCCCAGAACATGGCTTTCGGCATACACCCGCCCGCGATGGCCGAATGGATCGTCAATCTGGGCGAAGCGGCGGAGTACATGTTCGACCACAATATCTTTCAGGATAATCTGGTCGGTGTGGATTTCTGCGAACAGATGGTCAAGGAAACCAATCCGAGCGTCTGGGAGAAGGCCAAGAAGACCGACGCGCCGCACGCCGCCATCCACGGTTACCGCAAAATCTCCGACATCATGACGGCGCTCAATCCCTTCACCGGCGAATTTTATCGCGAGGCGTTGCAAACGAGCCGCTACACGCGCGAGATGTTTTGTCTGATGGAAGGCAAACACGTACACCCTTCGACGCTCTATCCGGGCGGCGTCGGCACCGTGCCCACCGTGCAGCTTTTCACCGACTATCTGGTGCGGCTGATGCGCTATGTCGAATTCATGAAGAAGGTTGTGCCGCTGCACGATGACCTCTTCGATTTCTTTTACCAGGCCCTGCCCGGTTACGAAAAGGTCGGCCAGCGGCGCGTGCTGCTGGGTTGCTGGGGTTCGTTCAACAACCCCGACATTTGCGATTACACCTACCAGAACATGAGCGACTGGGGCCGCGCGATGTATGTCACGCCGGGCGTGGTGGTGGACGACAAACTGGTCACGACCGATCTGGTGGACATCAATCTCAACATCCGCATTCTGCTCGGCAGTTCTTACTATGACGATTGGGACAACTCTGAAACGTTCGTCAAGAAAGACCCGCTGGGCAATCCGGTGGATCAGAAACATCCGTGGAATCAGACGACGGTGCCGAAACCGCAAAAACGCGATTTTGATGGCAACTACACCTGGGTGATGTCGCCGCGCTGGCTGGACAAACGCACGGGCGATCATCTGGCGCTGGATACCGGCGGCGGCGCGATTGCACGGTTGTGGGCGACGGCGCTCGCGGGGCTGGTGGACATCGGTTATGTCAAAGCCACCGGCCACAGCGTCAAGATTTATTTGCCCAAAACCATGTCCATGCCCGAAGTCGAATTCGAGTGGAAAGTGCCGAAATGGTCGAACGCCATCGAACGTGACCGTGCGCGGACTTACTTCCAGGCATACGCCGCGGCCTGCGCGCTTTATTTCTGCGAACAGGCGATGTCCGAACTGCACGCGGGCCACACCAAGACCTGGACGGATTTCAAAGTGCCCGAAGAAGCCATCGGCTGCGGTTTCCACGAAGCGGTGCGCGGCGTGCTGTCGCATCACGTCGTCATCCGCGACGGCAAGATCGCCAACTATCATCCCTACCCGCCCACGCCCTGGAACGCGAACCCGCGCGACATTTACGGCACGCCGGGGCCGTATGAAGACGCGGTGCAAAACACGCCCATCTTTGAGGAAAACGGCCCGGACAAATTCAAAGGCATTGACATCATGCGCGCCGTGCGCAGCTTCGATCCGTGTTTGCCCTGTGGCGTGCACATGTATCTGGGTAACGGCAAGGTGCTCGAAACGCGCCATTCGCCGATGTTCGGCGTGCATGGGTAG
- a CDS encoding NifU family protein, with product MAQFDRKDFQQRLQKIEQLVQTIESAADPRVRASAVELMQALMELHGAGIERMLEIVFEAGGGEIIDRLADDELAASLLLLYGLHPLDLETRVLQALDKVRPYLRSHGGNVELIGIADAVVRLRLQGSCNGCASSALTLKLAIEEAIYEAAPDVTGLEVEGVVGDTPRSSLVQLERAPGQNGAANGVNHSHGWEEVSGVTTLASGAVKSMEVAGRSVLFCHVGEAFYAYGDTCPACGQVLTAATLTATALSCSACGQRYDVLRAGRGLDRHGLHLEPFPLLVEQGQAKIALPSLSH from the coding sequence GTGGCTCAATTCGACCGGAAAGACTTTCAACAACGCCTACAAAAGATCGAACAATTGGTGCAGACAATCGAGTCGGCTGCCGACCCGCGTGTGCGGGCCAGCGCCGTCGAATTGATGCAGGCGTTGATGGAGCTGCACGGCGCGGGCATCGAACGGATGCTGGAGATTGTCTTTGAGGCCGGCGGTGGCGAGATCATTGATCGCTTGGCGGACGACGAGCTGGCGGCGAGTTTGCTATTGCTGTACGGCCTGCACCCGCTCGACCTCGAAACGCGCGTCTTGCAGGCGTTGGACAAAGTGCGGCCATATTTGCGCTCGCACGGCGGCAATGTCGAATTGATAGGTATTGCGGATGCGGTCGTTAGGTTGCGGCTTCAAGGCAGTTGCAATGGCTGCGCTTCGTCAGCGCTGACGCTGAAGCTGGCGATTGAGGAAGCGATTTATGAAGCCGCTCCCGACGTGACGGGGTTGGAGGTCGAAGGCGTTGTAGGGGACACGCCGCGCTCCAGCCTCGTCCAATTAGAGCGCGCGCCGGGCCAGAACGGCGCGGCCAACGGGGTCAATCATTCGCACGGTTGGGAAGAGGTGAGCGGGGTGACGACGTTGGCCAGCGGCGCGGTCAAAAGCATGGAAGTGGCCGGGCGCTCCGTGCTTTTTTGTCACGTCGGCGAAGCGTTTTATGCCTATGGCGACACCTGCCCCGCCTGCGGGCAAGTGCTGACGGCGGCGACGCTGACGGCCACGGCGCTGAGTTGTTCTGCTTGTGGGCAACGTTATGACGTGCTGCGCGCGGGGCGTGGTTTGGACAGGCATGGCCTGCACCTCGAACCGTTCCCGCTGTTGGTCGAACAGGGGCAGGCGAAGATCGCTTTGCCGTCTTTGTCCCATTAA
- a CDS encoding hydrogenase expression protein HypE: MATETVPYGRVTQRAPAVSDVHIVWITAGLGCDGDSVAITSATQPSVEDVLLGAIPGLPKVHLHNPVLAYENGDEFMDYWYKAERGELNPFVLVVEGSIPNEKIKAEGYWAALGTDAKTGQPITTNEWIDRLSPKALAVVAIGTCATYGGIHAMEGNPTGAMGLADYLGWEWKSFAGIPIVNVPGCPVHPDNFMETVLYLLYQASGLAPMIPLDEVGRPLWLFGSTVHEGCDRAGYYEQGDFASEYGSPKCIVKLGCWGPVVNCNVPKRGWVGGVGGCPNVGGICIGCTMPGFPDKFMPFMDEPPGGKLSSSAVGLYGKAISSLRNLTNATLNKEPKWRHARTELTTGYRPRSY; the protein is encoded by the coding sequence ATGGCTACAGAAACGGTTCCGTATGGCCGGGTGACACAGCGTGCGCCTGCGGTCAGCGATGTGCATATCGTCTGGATCACCGCCGGGCTGGGGTGTGACGGCGATTCCGTCGCCATTACCTCTGCCACACAGCCCAGCGTCGAAGACGTCCTGTTAGGCGCAATCCCGGGGTTACCCAAAGTTCATTTGCACAACCCGGTGCTGGCCTATGAAAACGGCGACGAATTCATGGACTACTGGTACAAGGCTGAGCGTGGCGAACTCAACCCCTTTGTGCTGGTCGTCGAAGGCTCGATTCCCAACGAGAAGATCAAGGCTGAAGGTTATTGGGCCGCGCTCGGTACCGATGCCAAGACCGGCCAGCCCATCACCACCAACGAATGGATTGACCGGCTCTCGCCTAAAGCGCTGGCCGTTGTGGCCATCGGAACCTGCGCCACCTACGGCGGCATCCACGCGATGGAAGGCAATCCGACCGGCGCGATGGGGCTGGCCGATTATCTGGGCTGGGAGTGGAAATCGTTCGCGGGCATTCCCATCGTCAATGTGCCCGGCTGTCCGGTGCATCCCGACAATTTCATGGAGACGGTGCTTTACCTGCTCTATCAGGCCTCGGGACTCGCGCCGATGATTCCGCTGGATGAGGTCGGGCGTCCGCTGTGGCTGTTCGGCAGCACGGTGCACGAGGGCTGCGACCGCGCGGGCTATTACGAGCAGGGCGATTTCGCCAGCGAATACGGCTCGCCCAAATGCATCGTCAAGCTGGGCTGCTGGGGGCCGGTGGTCAATTGCAACGTGCCCAAGCGTGGTTGGGTCGGTGGCGTCGGCGGCTGTCCGAACGTCGGCGGCATTTGCATCGGCTGCACGATGCCCGGTTTCCCCGACAAATTCATGCCGTTTATGGACGAACCGCCGGGCGGCAAACTTTCATCATCCGCCGTCGGCCTTTACGGCAAAGCAATCAGTTCATTGCGCAATCTAACCAATGCCACCCTCAACAAAGAACCGAAGTGGCGGCACGCGCGCACAGAACTGACCACCGGTTATCGGCCCAGGTCTTATTGA
- a CDS encoding response regulator transcription factor: protein MSAKTTTIVLADDHRIVREGLCVLLKAEPDFNVVGAAGDGLEAIAMVNKFRPDVAVLDLMMRGLNGLEAARQISKLMPQTRIVILSMYDDEGFVLEALANGVSAYVLKDAGSSDLVQAVREVAAGHRYLSPPLSDRAIEAYQQVANAGTLDKYETLTTREREVLQLTVEGHTNSEIATRLGISVRTAETHRSRLMHKLAVHTQADLIRYALRRGIIPLEKATTL, encoded by the coding sequence ATGAGCGCGAAAACGACCACCATCGTGCTGGCCGACGATCATCGGATTGTGCGGGAAGGTTTGTGCGTGCTGCTCAAGGCCGAGCCTGATTTCAATGTGGTCGGCGCGGCGGGCGACGGGCTGGAAGCGATAGCGATGGTCAACAAGTTTCGCCCCGATGTCGCCGTGCTCGACCTGATGATGCGCGGCTTGAACGGCCTGGAAGCCGCGCGCCAGATCAGCAAGCTGATGCCGCAGACGCGCATCGTCATCCTTTCAATGTACGATGACGAAGGCTTCGTGCTCGAAGCCCTCGCCAACGGCGTCTCGGCTTATGTGCTCAAGGATGCCGGTTCCTCAGACCTGGTGCAGGCCGTGCGCGAAGTCGCCGCCGGTCATCGTTATCTCAGCCCGCCGCTTTCTGACCGTGCGATTGAAGCGTATCAACAAGTCGCCAACGCCGGGACGCTCGACAAATACGAAACCCTCACCACGCGCGAACGCGAAGTGCTGCAACTCACCGTCGAGGGCCACACCAACAGCGAGATTGCCACTCGGCTCGGCATCAGCGTGCGCACGGCGGAAACACACCGTTCGCGGTTAATGCACAAGCTTGCTGTGCATACACAGGCTGACCTGATCCGATACGCCCTGCGGCGCGGCATCATCCCCCTGGAAAAAGCCACAACGCTCTGA